GCGTCGCGGCATGTCCAAGGGCGGCAATGAGATCGCGTTCGGCGATTATGGCATTCAGGCTCTGGCCCCTGCCTACATCTCCAACCGTCAGATCGAGGCTGCTCGTATCGCCATGACCCGCTACATCAAGCGTGGCGGTCGTGTGTGGATCACGATCTTCCCGGATCGTCCTTTGACCAAGCACGCGCTCGGAAGCCGAATGGGTTCCGGCAAGGGCACCCCGGAGTCCTGGATCGCCAATGTGCATCCTGGACGCGTGATGTTCGAAATCGGCGGTGTCGACGAGGCAACTGCGAAGGAAGCCCTTCGCCGCGCCATCGACAAGCTGCCGATGAAGTGCCGCATTATCGCACGTGAAGGCGGTGACATCTGATGTCAGTCGGAACTGAAGACTACACCATCAAGAATCTCAACGAGAAGACCAATGGCGAGATCGAAGGCTTCCTCAAGAAGTCCAAGGAAGAGCTCTTCAACCTGCGCTTCCAGAACGCCACCGGTCAGCTTGACAACTCTGCTAGGCTCAAGGCCGTGAAGCACGACATCGCCAGGATGTACACCGTCCTGCGTGAACGTGAACTCGGCATCAGCCAGGAGCCTGAGTCGGGCGACACGAAGACTGAGGAGAAGTAAGCATGGCTGAAAAGCAAGAGCGCAACTTCCGCAAGACTCGTAGCGGTTACGTCGTGTCCGACGCAATGGACAAGACCATCACCGTCGAGCTCGAGCAGCGTTCGACCCACCCCCTGTACGGCAAGGTCGTCCGCTCCACTCGCAAGGTCAAGGTTCATGACGAGCACAACGACGCCCACAACGGCGATTTCGTGCGTATCATGGAAACCCGGCCTTTGAGCAAGACCAAGCGTTGGCGTCTCGACTCCATCGTCGAACGCGCCAAGTAACAAGTTCGGCAAGGCTCCGCTGCTCACCTTTACGGGTGGCAGGGGAGAACCAGCGCGGCTAAGGAGAATCAATGATTCAGCAGGAAACGCGGCTTCATGTCGCCGACAACACGGGTGCCAAGGAGATCTTGGCCATCCGAGTGCTCGGCGGATCGAAGCGACGCTATGCCGGCATCGGCGACGTGATCGTCGCCTCCGTCAAGGACGCGATCCCTGGCGGGTCGGTCAAGAAGGGCGATGTGGTCAAGGCCGTCGTCGTCCGTACGGTAAAAGAGCATCGTCGTAAAGACGGCTCATACATCAAGTTCGACGAGAACGCTGCGGTTATTC
This genomic stretch from Bifidobacterium sp. ESL0690 harbors:
- the rplP gene encoding 50S ribosomal protein L16, which encodes MLIPKRTKYRKQQRPKRRGMSKGGNEIAFGDYGIQALAPAYISNRQIEAARIAMTRYIKRGGRVWITIFPDRPLTKHALGSRMGSGKGTPESWIANVHPGRVMFEIGGVDEATAKEALRRAIDKLPMKCRIIAREGGDI
- the rpsQ gene encoding 30S ribosomal protein S17, with amino-acid sequence MAEKQERNFRKTRSGYVVSDAMDKTITVELEQRSTHPLYGKVVRSTRKVKVHDEHNDAHNGDFVRIMETRPLSKTKRWRLDSIVERAK
- the rplN gene encoding 50S ribosomal protein L14 — protein: MIQQETRLHVADNTGAKEILAIRVLGGSKRRYAGIGDVIVASVKDAIPGGSVKKGDVVKAVVVRTVKEHRRKDGSYIKFDENAAVILGSGHEPKGTRIFGPVGRELRDKRFMKIVSLAPEVI
- the rpmC gene encoding 50S ribosomal protein L29, translated to MSVGTEDYTIKNLNEKTNGEIEGFLKKSKEELFNLRFQNATGQLDNSARLKAVKHDIARMYTVLRERELGISQEPESGDTKTEEK